DNA sequence from the Streptomyces canus genome:
CATGCCTGCCCGCGCGGGCGGAGCTCCTCGGTGGAGCCGACGACCCCCGTCCTGTGGCGGCGCTTGAAGTACTCGCACTCAGGCTCGACATTCCGCTGACCCGGGTCGACGACGCCGGGCACGAGCCCTGGTTGGAGCAGCCCAACACCATGCGGGCGCACCTTCGGCGCTTCGTGCAACGCACGGTGGGCTCATAGGGCTTCGACCGGATTGCCGGCCGGCCTCATCCCCGGCTGTCGGCATCGCGGCAGGGCTGGCGTCGAAATGGTCCTCGAACCAGGCCGCTCACCTGGGTGTTCGCCGGACACCGAGGCGGCCTTCATCTGATCATGTGCTCCGACCAAGGACACACATGAGCACGACGAAGGCCGTTGAAGGTGAGTTTGCTGCCTGATCATGTTCCAGGGGAGGCGTTCGCGAAAGCGTCACGCTTCCGGGAGGGTTTACTCGACTGCCCGACCACGCGGGGGGACGAACTGTTCGACCTCGCCGACGCGTTGCTGCGCGCGGGCGGACCGGTGACGGCGCCGGTCGACCTGACGCTGGTGGCTGAGCACCCGCGCGGACACGGCGCGATGTAGGCATGTCCGTGTCGGCGAGTTGGGATCGTTGTTGTCGCTCGTTCTTGTGGTCGTCGTGACGCGAGCGGGAGCATGGTGCGCGAGGCGCGCAGCGCGGGGGCGCCTGGGCCCCCGTTGAGTTTGTTCCGCTTTTGACGGGCGCCATCGGTGTGGTGGCGGTGGCCAGGCCGCGAGTGCGGTCTCGTACTCGGCGGGACTGCGGTAGCCGAGGCTGCTGTGCAGTCGGTGCAAGGTGTACCAGCCCTATGGTGGCGAAGAACGACCCGGCCGCTGCCGTCCGCGAGAGCGTCGCCAGCCCGCGGGCCCTGGAGGAGCGCGCCGCGCGGGTGCCGCTGGACGAGCTGCGCGAGCGCAGTTCCGGCACGACGCGATGGCCGTGCAACGCATCGTGCGCACCGCGCTGTTCGGCTGGGGGCCGGACTGCATCGGATGGTCAGGGCGTGCTCAACTCGAAGCGTTCCACCAGCACTTCGCCGCCGAGGGCCTGGGTGGCGTGGTTGAAGACGGCGAAGCGGTAGCCCAGGAAGAACTCCCACGCGTTGGTCATGGTGAAGGCGGGGCCGAGCGGGGTGAAGGTGGTGCCGTCGGTGCTGTAGGAGAACGTCGCCTGGCGGCCCGATTCCGGGCTGATGTCGGCGGTGGCGCGCAGCCAGACGCGGCTGCCGGACGCGGGGAGGTCGGCGCGGGCCTGCTCGGTGCCGGTGCCGGTGGTGTTCCAGCTGGCGTCCATGGTCAGGCCGTCGAACATCACCAGCCTGCTGACGCCGTTTTGCCGCGTGACGCCGATCCAGGCGGAGGAGTCGCGCAGCATCGCCAGCCCGGCCCGGTCGCCGTCCGCCATCCCGGAGCAGTCGAGCACGACGGTCGCGGTGGAGGCGGGACCCTGGATGCGGCGGGTGAGGGTGTTACGGGCGTTGTAGAGGTCGTCGGTGACGGTGGCGGTCCTGAGGGTAAGCCCGTTGTCGACGGTGAACGCGGCGGTGTCGGGGTTGTGGTTCCACTCCCAGTACGGCGCCAGCGCCGTCCCCTCGAAGGTGTCGGAGCCGGTCATCGGCGGGAGCGGGTGCGGGGTGACCGGGTAGGGGTATGTCTCGCCCCACGCGCCGTCGACGAGCTGGAGCTCGGGCCAGCCCTCGGCGTCCCAGGTGACCGGGGCCAGGGCGGGGACGCGGCCGCCGGGATAGGCGTCGATGAAGCCCATGTAGTACCAGTCGCCGTTCGGGGTGTCGACCAGCGCGCCCTGGTGCGGCACGCCGCCGCCAGGGATCGGGCGGGGCAGGTCCCACAGCACCTCCCGCATCTCGTACGGGCCGAAGGGGCCTGAGGTGGACTGCCAGATGTACTGCCCGGCGGTGCCGTCGGCCGGGCGGGTGACGAAGATGTAGTAGTTCCCGTTGATCTTGTAGAAGCGGGAGCCCTCCATCAGGCCGAACTCGTCGGGCTTGGTGAGCACGTGCTCGGACCTGACCTCGGTGCGCATGTCCGGGGCGAGCTGCGCGACGTGGATCTCGTTCGCGCCGTACGCCACGTACGGGGTGTCGTCGTCGAAGAGCAGCCCCGCGTCGTAGTAGATGCTGCCGATCTCGGCGTGCCGGGTCCAGGGGCCCGCCGCGTCGGTGGCGCTGTATACGTACGACCGCTGGAAGCCGATCTGGCCCAGCCAGTAGAAGGTCTTGTCGCTGGGGCGGTAGCGCATCGAGGACGCCCAGATGCCCTGGACGTACGCCCGTCCGCCGTTGAGGTCGTATGCGTCGCCGAAGTCGAGGACCGGCACCGAGTGGCCGATGAACTCCCAGTTGACCAGGTCGTAGGAGCGCAGGACGGGCGCGCCCGGCGAGTAGTGCATGGTCGAGCCGGTGTAGTAGTACGTGTCGCCGACGCGGATGACCTCGAGGTCGGCGAAGTCCTGCCAGATCACCGGGTTGGTGAACTGCTCCTGCTGGGCCGTCGTGGCCGCCGCCGCGCGCATCGCCGGCAGTGTGGCGCCCGCGACCAGGCCGGCGGTGGCCGCCATGACTCTCCGGCGGCTGTGGGGGTGTTGGAGCCAGGACATGCGAGATCAGCTTCCTCACGTGTGGGGGACCGAGAGCGAAGTTCGAGATATCGGACATCATTCTGACTGTCGAACGGGAATATAGGAGGAGGCAGAAGGGGTGTCAACACCGGGCGATCAGCGGGTGGTTGGCGGCTCGCCCAGCCAGGGACATGGGCAAAAGTGGCCGCACGGTCGGACTGCGGAAATCGAACGCGGTGCTGACCCGCACCGCGAAAGAGCAGCCCTCGCCCGTCATGGTGAGAGCACGAGACCCCGGCCCTCTGCGGCCGGGGTCTCTCTGTGCTCTGTCACCCGGTCCGACGGCGGATGTCGTGATCTTCAGGGTCCGGACTCCCAGACCATGGACGACCTGCGCACGTGACCGGCGAGGGCGATGCCGTGCCCTCG
Encoded proteins:
- a CDS encoding glycoside hydrolase family 43 protein translates to MAATAGLVAGATLPAMRAAAATTAQQEQFTNPVIWQDFADLEVIRVGDTYYYTGSTMHYSPGAPVLRSYDLVNWEFIGHSVPVLDFGDAYDLNGGRAYVQGIWASSMRYRPSDKTFYWLGQIGFQRSYVYSATDAAGPWTRHAEIGSIYYDAGLLFDDDTPYVAYGANEIHVAQLAPDMRTEVRSEHVLTKPDEFGLMEGSRFYKINGNYYIFVTRPADGTAGQYIWQSTSGPFGPYEMREVLWDLPRPIPGGGVPHQGALVDTPNGDWYYMGFIDAYPGGRVPALAPVTWDAEGWPELQLVDGAWGETYPYPVTPHPLPPMTGSDTFEGTALAPYWEWNHNPDTAAFTVDNGLTLRTATVTDDLYNARNTLTRRIQGPASTATVVLDCSGMADGDRAGLAMLRDSSAWIGVTRQNGVSRLVMFDGLTMDASWNTTGTGTEQARADLPASGSRVWLRATADISPESGRQATFSYSTDGTTFTPLGPAFTMTNAWEFFLGYRFAVFNHATQALGGEVLVERFELSTP